One genomic segment of Equus przewalskii isolate Varuska chromosome 13, EquPr2, whole genome shotgun sequence includes these proteins:
- the LOC103564226 gene encoding general transcription factor IIH subunit 2, protein MDEEPERTKRWEGGYERTWEILKEDESGSLKATIEDILFKAKRKRVFEHHGQVRLGMMRHLYVVVDGSRTMEDQDLKPNRLTCTLKLLEYFVEEYFDQNPISQIGIIITKSKRAEKLTELSGNPRKHITSLKKAVAMTCHGEPSLYNSLSMAMQTLKHMPGHTSREVLIIFSSLTTCDPSDIYGLIQTLKAAKIRVSVIGLSAEVRVCTVLARETGGTYHVILDESHYKELLTHHVSPPPASSNSECSLIRMGFPQHTIASLSDQDAKPSFSMAHLDSSSEPGLTLGGYFCPQCRAKYCELPVECKICGLTLVSAPHLARSYHHLFPLDAFQEIPLEEHNGERFCYGCQGELKDQHVYICTVCRHVFCVDCDVFVHDSLHCCPGCVHTMPAPASV, encoded by the exons atggatgaggAACCTGAAAGAACTAAGCGATGGGAAGGAGGTTATGAAAGAACATG GGAGATTCTTAAAGAAGATGAATCAGGGTCACTTAAAGCTACAATAGAAGATATTCTCtttaaagcaaagagaaaaag AGTATTTGAGCACCATGGACAAGTTCGACTTGGAATG aTGCGCCATCTTTATGTGGTAGTAGATGGATCGAGAACAATGGAAGACCAAGATTTAAAGCCAAATAGACTGACGTGTACTTTAAAG tTGTTGGAATACTTCGTAGAGGAATATTTTGATCAAAATCCTATTAGTCAG atTGGAATAATTATAACGAAGAGTAAAAGAGCTGAAAAGCTGACAGAACTCTCAG GGAACCCGAGGAAACACATAACGTCTCTGAAGAAAGCCGTGGCTATGACGTGCCATGGAGAGCCGTCTCTTTATAACTCCTTGAGCATGGCTATGCAGACTCTGAA ACACATGCCCGGCCACACGAGTCGAGAAGTCCTGATCATCTTCAGCAGCCTCACGACCTGCGACCCGTCTGACATCTATGGCCTCATCCAG ACGCTAAAGGCAGCTAAAATTCGCGTGTCTGTGATTGGATTGTCTGCCGAGGTTCGGGTCTGCACCGTGCTTGCTCGTGAAACTGGTG GCACATACCATGTTATTTTAGATGAAAGCCATTACAAAGAATTGCTAACACATCACGTTAGTCCCCCTCCTGCCAGCTCAAATTCTGAATGCTCGCTTATTCGTATGG gATTTCCTCAGCATACAATTGCTTCTCTGTCTGATCAAGATGCAAAACCATCTTTCAGCATGGC GCATCTGGATAGCAGCTCCGAGCCGGGACTTACGCTGGGAGGCTATTTCTGCCCCCAGTGCCGGGCGAAGTACTGTGAGCTGCCCGTGGAATGTAAAATCTGTG GTCTGACTTTGGTGTCTGCTCCCCATTTGGCACGATCTTAccatcatttatttcctttggatgctTTTCAAGAAATTCCCCTAGAAGAACATAATGGAGAAAG attttgttaTGGATGTCAGGGGGAATTGAAAGACCAGCAT gtCTACATCTGCACCGTGTGCCGGCATGTCTTCTGCGTGGACTGCGACGTGTTCGTGCACGACTCTCTGCACTGTTGTCCTGGCTGCGTGCACACCATGCCGGCTCCTGCGAGTGTTTGA